The DNA segment TGTAATTGAGTTTAAGTTTGTCGCGATATGTCGTGAAACGGAGGGAGAAATTACTCAACAGATTGAGTATTCTCCCTGAACTTTTAACCTCGTCTTAACTATCAAGCATAGTAAAGGCTATCGACTCTGGTCTAGTTTTACCCTGCCAAAACAGTTTGCTGCATACGGAATCGGCGAGTTGAGCATAGATTTCAGCATGCTGACTTTCTGGACGTCGAACTACCGTCGGTTCTCCTTGGTCAATGTCCTCACGAACCCCAATATGCAGCGGCACCTGAGCAAGCACGGATAGCTGATAATCTTGCGCCATACGCTCTGCGCCTCCGGTGCCAAATATCGCTTCATGGTGCCCACAATGACTGCAAATGTGGTAGCTCATGTTCTCTACTAGCCCAACAACGGGCACATCAACCTTGTCGAACATCGCTGCGCCTTTGCGTGCATCGGCAAGCGCAAGATCTTGTGGTGTTGTAACGATAATGGCTCCTGTTACTGGAATCTGCTGCGAAAGGGTTAACTGAATATCCCCCGTACCCGGCGGCATATCCAGCACGAGGTAGTCCAACTCTCGCCATTCCGTTTCATTGACCATCTGGGCGAGCGCTTTTGACGCCATTGGGCCACGCCAGATAGCTGCTTCATCCTGAGCGACCAGGTAACCAATAGATTGGGTCGCCACATGATGCGCGGTAATCGGTTGCATCCACTTGTTATCTCGAACCTGCAATTTCGCCTCAAGTGTTCCCATC comes from the Vibrio astriarenae genome and includes:
- the apbC gene encoding iron-sulfur cluster carrier protein ApbC, which encodes MRQISSLSDFRQLLEQFEHPHLISGWAKHPGLITAKPDGVIQVNVPFASHTLVHQLSDWISAQHQHYQLPAVEVVLAPKALETQSQAIKGVKNVIAVTSAKGGVGKSTTAVNLALSIAQTGAKVGILDADIYGPSIPLMMGTLEAKLQVRDNKWMQPITAHHVATQSIGYLVAQDEAAIWRGPMASKALAQMVNETEWRELDYLVLDMPPGTGDIQLTLSQQIPVTGAIIVTTPQDLALADARKGAAMFDKVDVPVVGLVENMSYHICSHCGHHEAIFGTGGAERMAQDYQLSVLAQVPLHIGVREDIDQGEPTVVRRPESQHAEIYAQLADSVCSKLFWQGKTRPESIAFTMLDS